One region of Astyanax mexicanus isolate ESR-SI-001 chromosome 15, AstMex3_surface, whole genome shotgun sequence genomic DNA includes:
- the LOC125781288 gene encoding uncharacterized protein LOC125781288, translating into MDTLRGILTAAGVAALAAAASGSLYYLYRSRAQKPTTTEKETAVTPVEGDPETVKETQAEAEAMAPLVMDEASEAASLLPVTDLAETAEAEVTEFPEICESVVETLVEDGGVTSPQEEDQAPLVMDEASEAASLLPVTDLAETEEAEVTEFPEICESVVETLVEDGEVTGPQEEDQASPIMDEAPEAASLLLDTDLAETEEAEVIMEPELCDSVMEKVEENGGVEVEWLRPPEEEDETKAQPLPSVYLTNRHWCLYIAEPKEQRQPRRKTRETVVRDGEVAPSCPQMEDQASEAPILLMDSDLAETKEAKAKADDEQPLTSVDQSSIEAEPKKKQRRRGTRGRGRKINYKKDKEEEGK; encoded by the exons ATGGACACTCTACGAGGGATACTGACAGCGGCCGGAGTTGCAGCTTTAGCTGCAGCGGCCAGTGGATCGCTTTACTATCTGTACCGATCCAGAGCTCAGAAGCCGACGACGACGGAGAAGGAGACCGCGGTCACTCCCGTGGAAGGAGACCCTGAAACGGTGAAGGAGACGCAGGCTGAAGCCGAGGCGATGGCCCCTCTCGTTATGGATGAGGCATCAGAAGCTGCCAGTCTGCTACCGGTCACTGACCTAGCAGAGACAGCGGAAGCTGAGGTGACCGAATTTCCTGAGAtttgtgagagtgtggtggaaACACTGGTTGAAGATGGAGGAGTTACCAGCCCCCAAGAGGAAGATCAGGCCCCTCTCGTTATGGATGAGGCATCAGAAGCTGCCAGTCTGCTACCGGTCACTGACCTAGCAGAGACAGAGGAAGCTGAG GTGACCGAATTTCCTGAGAtttgtgagagtgtggtggaaACACTGGTGGAAGATGGAGAAGTTACCGGCCCCCAAGAGGAAGATCAGGCCTCTCCTATTATGGATGAGGCACCAGAAGCTGCCAGTCTGCTACTGGACACTGACCTAGCAGAGACAGAGGAAGCTGAGGTGATTATGGAGCCTGAACTCTGTGACAGTGTGATGGAAAAAGTGGAGGAAAATGGAGGAGTAGAGGTGGAGTGGTTGAGACCCCCAGAGGAAGAAGATGAGACAAAGGCCCAACCTCTCCCCAGTGTGTATCTGACCAACAGACACTGGTGTTTATATATAGCTGAACCCAAAGAGCAGCGTCAGCCAAGACGAAAAACACGGGAAACAGTGGTGCGAGATGGAGAAGTTGCTCCAAGCTGCCCCCAAATGGAAGATCAGGCATCAGAAGCTCCCATCCTGCTAATGGACTCTGATCTAGCAGAGACTAAAGAAGCCAAGGCGAAGGCTGATGATGAGCAACCTCTCACCTCTGTGGATCAGTCTTCAATTGAAGCTGAACCCAAAAAGAAACAGAGGAGACGAGGAACACGAGGAAGGGGGCGAAAAATCAACTATAAGAAGGACAAAGAAGaggaaggaaaataa
- the LOC103024569 gene encoding RNA-binding protein with serine-rich domain 1: MAPSPTKRKDRSEEKPKERGKDKAGVKENAEKERGREKARKRRNASSGSSSSSSSSSSGSSSGSSSGSSSSSASSRSGSSSSRSSSSSSSSGSPSPSRRRHDNRRHSRSKSKSVKKDDKDRRRRSPSPRPTKVYLGRLTRNVIKEHIQEIFSTYGKIKMIDMPVDRLHPHLSKGYAYVEFETADEAEKALRHMDGGQIDGQEITATAVLTPRVRPAPRRLTPPRRMPPPPPMWRRTPPRMRRRSRSPRRRSPPRRRSRSRSPGRRRHRSRSSSNSSR; the protein is encoded by the exons AT GGCTCCATCTCCAACCAAGAGAAAGGACCGCTCTGAGGAAAAACCAAAAGAACGAGGGAAGGACAAAGCAGGAGTTAAAGAGAATGCTGAAAAGGAGAGGGGCAGAGAGAAGGCCCGCAAACGACGGAACGCATCTAGTGGCAGCAGTAG ctccagctccagcagcagttcTGGTTCCAGCTCTGGCTCATCGAGTGGCTCCAGTTCATCCTCTGCTTCCAGCCGCTCTGGCTCCTCCAGCTCACGCTCCTCTAGTTCCTCAAGCTCATCTGGCTCTCCCAGTCCCAGCCGGCGTCGACATGACAACCGGCGACACTCCCGATCTAA ATCCAAGTCTGTTAAGAAGGATGACAAGGATCGTCGCAGGAGGAGCCCGAGTCCACGTCCCACTAAGGTTTACTTGGGACGTCTGACCAGAAACGTCATTAAA GAACACATTCAAGAGATCTTCTCAACCTACGGAAAGATCAAGATGATTGATATGCCAGTGGACCGATTGCACCCTCACCTCTCTAAGGGCTATGCTTATGTGGAGTTTGAAACTGCGGATGAAGCAGAAAAGGCTCTCAGACACATGGATGGAG GTCAAATCGATGGGCAAGAGATCACTGCTACAGCTGTTCTGACCCCAAGGGTGCGCCCTGCCCCCCGCAGACTCACGCCTCCACGCAGGATGCCACCCCCACCGCCCATGTGGCGACGAACTCCTCCCCGAATGAGGCGCAG ATCACGATCTCCGCGAAGGCGTTCTCCACCGCGCCGCAGGTCCAGATCCAGGTCACCAGGGCGCCGTCGCCATCGCTCCCGCTCCAGCTCAAACTCCTCACGATAG
- the LOC103024268 gene encoding solute carrier family 2, facilitated glucose transporter member 11 has protein sequence MSRTSEGQDSKGCSLTLVLTVCSAAIGGTLQYGYNLAIINAPTTYIQKFINDTCVERWGTALEANQIILIWTFIVSAFSLGGLLGSLLAGPMAIRFGRKQTLLMNNCFLLISASMALSSRSAKSFEMLIPARLLVGVNAGISMNVQPMYFGESAPKALRGAVAFSSAVFTAMGIFLGQVTGLTELLGSEALWPYLLASNAVPGMLQLLTLPWFPESPRYLLIDRGDREACSHALTRLRGCTVSDAEMEEILEEQKAAGQARAKTLWELLTDRSLRRQLCIVMTASSAMMLCGNDSIYFYASYIFQQAGIPMNKIQYATIGTGACEFTASIVSNLLVERLGRRLLLIGGYVFMAVWAVVFTVALSLQGKVAGMPYLSMACVFAYILSFGMGPAGVTGILPTEIFDQKSRPAAYMIAGSMMWINLFLVGMSFPFVVNGLGQFCFVPFCVVCVVSAIFIKFALPETKGKTLAEITAEFDERSINGLSKTTQNHLPVQETQHINDLKLEHVETETI, from the coding sequence ATGAGTAGAACTAGTGAGGGACAGGACAGCAAGGGCTGTTCTTTAACTCTGGTGCTGACTGTGTGCTCTGCTGCTATTGGAGGGACTCTTCAGTATGGCTACAACCTCGCCATCATCAATGCTCCCACTACCTACATCCAGAAGTTCATCAATGACACCTGTGTTGAAAGGTGGGGTACAGCTCTGGAGGCCAACCAGATCATCCTGATATGGACCTTCATCGTTTCTGCGTTCTCGCTTGGTGGACTGTTGGGATCGCTGCTGGCCGGGCCAATGGCTATTAGATTTGGAAGGAAGCAGACCCTGCTGATGAATAACTGCTTCCTTTTGATTAGCGCATCCATGGCCTTAAGCAGTCGCTCAGCAAAGTCATTTGAAATGTTGATCCCTGCTCGTCTGCTTGTTGGAGTTAATGCAGGGATTAGCATGAATGTTCAGCCTATGTATTTTGGGGAGAGCGCTCCCAAGGCCTTAAGAGGTGCTGTGGCCTTTTCCTCTGCTGTTTTCACTGCGATGGGCATCTTCCTGGGTCAGGTTACTGGCTTGACAGAGCTTCTAGGAAGTGAGGCCCTCTGGCCCTATCTTCTAGCCAGCAATGCTGTTCCTGGGATGCTTCAACTGCTCACTCTGCCTTGGTTTCCAGAAAGCCCCCGATACCTGCTTATCGACAGGGGGGACAGGGAGGCCTGTAGCCACGCTCTTACTCGCCTGCGAGGCTGTACTGTTTCTGATGCTGAGATGGAAGAGATCCTGGAGGAGCAGAAAGCAGCTGGACAGGCTCGTGCCAAGACGCTCTGGGAACTGTTGACTGACCGAAGCCTTCGGCGACAGCTGTGCATTGTAATGACGGCCAGTTCTGCCATGATGCTCTGTGGGAATGATTCCATCTACTTCTACGCTTCTTACATCTTTCAGCAGGCAGGGATCCCAATGAACAAGATCCAGTATGCTACTATCGGCACAGGTGCTTGTGAATTCACGGCATCCATAGTGTCCAACCTCCTGGTTGAGCGACTAGGCCGCCGCCTGCTTCTCATAGGTGGCTATGTGTTCATGGCTGTCTGGGCAGTGGTCTTCACCGTGGCCCTTTCTCTTCAGGGCAAAGTGGCCGGCATGCCCTACCTCAGCATGGCGTGCGTCTTCGCCTACATCCTTAGCTTTGGCATGGGTCCTGCTGGAGTGACTGGAATACTGCCCACCGAAATCTTTGACCAGAAGTCACGACCTGCTGCGTACATGATCGCAGGCTCCATGATGTGGATCAACCTCTTCCTGGTGGGAATGAGCTTTCCCTTTGTGGTCAACGGTCTGGGTCAGTTCTGCTTTGTGCCCTTCTGTGTGGTCTGTGTGGTCTCTGCCATCTTTATCAAGTTTGCCCTGCCTGAGACCAAAGGGAAGACTCTGGCTGAAATTACTGCAGAATTTGATGAGCGCAGTATAAACGGCTTATCCAAAACAACACAGAACCATTTACCAGTACAGGAGACGCAACACATCAATGACCTGAAGTTGGAACATGTGGAGACTGAGACAATTTGA
- the LOC103023950 gene encoding cytochrome c oxidase assembly protein COX19 has protein sequence MSTAMNFGNKTFKPRPPDKGSFPLDHFGDCKSFKEKFMRCLSDNNFDNSLCRIQSKEYLECRMERQLMAKEPLEKLGFKDLMDQPQAQNKEANP, from the exons ATGTCGACGGCGATGAACTTTGGAAACAAGACTTTTAAACCTCGGCCGCCTGATAAAGGCTCTTTCCCCTTAGATCATTTCG GTGATTGTAAATCGTTTAAAGAGAAGTTCATGCGCTGCCTCAGCGACAACAACTTCGACAACTCGCTGTGTCGCATTCAGTCTAAAGAGTACCTGGAGTGTAGAATGGAGAG GCAGCTGATGGCCAAGGAGCCTTTGGAAAAGCTGGGCTTCAAGGATTTGATGGACCAGCCCCAGGCACAAAACAAGGAAGCAAACCCTTAG
- the LOC103026642 gene encoding dickkopf-related protein 3-like has product MSPAMRFLQIMCVCMFMSAVEARIWAWMLSMPYSPPKEGPVGLKERETETQPASQEGDMVSCEHDRSCGKGFSCDRHFGLCVPLRQEGKYCRRDAQCVRGLSCMFGKCIRSIPVGQEGARCKVDKDCGSSMCCARHHGEMVCKRRLVLGESCFVPDGGLAFSINQICPCDEGLLCRGNGQPQKRETDFVYQPETTTWTCQGPKL; this is encoded by the exons ATGAGTCCAGCAATGAGATTCCTGcaaatcatgtgtgtgtgtatgttcatgTCAGCTGTTGAAGCAAGGATCTGGGCCTGGATGCTCTCGATGCCCTACAGCCCACCAAAAGAAGGCCCTGTGggactgaaagaaagagagacagagacacaacCAGCCAGCCAGGAGGGAGATATG GTTTCGTGTGAACATGATCGTTCGTGTGGAAAGGGTTTCTCCTGTGACCGTCATTTCGGCCTGTGTGTTCCTCTGAGACAAGAAGGGAAGTACTGCCGCAGAGACGCTCAGTGTGTGCGGGGACTCAGCTGCATGTTCGGAAAATGTATCCGCAGCATCCCGGTGGGACAGGAGG GTGCTCGCTGTAAAGTAGATAAAGACTGTGGGTCTTCGATGTGCTGCGCCCGCCATCATGGTGAGATGGTGTGTAAGCGGCGGCTGGTGCTGGGAGAGAGCTGCTTTGTTCCAGATGGAGGACTGGCGTTCAGCATCAACCAAATCTGCCCTTGTGATGAGGGTCTGCTGTGTCGAGGAAATGGACAACcacaaaagagaga GACAGACTTTGTGTACCAACCTGAAACCACCACCTGGACCTGCCAAGGTCCAAAGCTTTGA